Proteins from a single region of Desulfovibrio sp. JC022:
- a CDS encoding DUF4340 domain-containing protein codes for MSSPKKPVERAEPVWPVLDKGQVDRLDVCLLGHDCFSLVRRADGWGVVQHGWNSTVEADRGKVNSLLGVLAQDKALRFMGAVAERIPAEYGFDTPRMRIAAGGGQELTMTVGAEGASGEGFYALNSKEKGSLFLLGKDFVSRCEFPADHYYDLDLVSATPGDVSSISLGHGGSFSWTLVRKDGNFQFSFPASLGGKQASSSDVDLFLHSLLEVPAKGVVAEIPDKESRVLLNIEILLPEQKVETLEVFKSGEGENFYFARSSSQSGYLVLSKEHYEQLDKKAFAMQQRNIVSVATGKLGTVRVVQGNQTFTGMKSDKGWINFEDKKPLLGIDMSLWRLNELKFEAEPAAALSETSEKVMDLDLLDENGLSVVKVSFFSDSELPDGQCWLSLGDGSGYYPVSDKLLEDLQGQIPLRK; via the coding sequence TTGAGTTCGCCGAAAAAGCCGGTTGAACGCGCTGAGCCTGTTTGGCCTGTTCTGGATAAAGGACAGGTGGACAGGCTAGACGTGTGCTTGCTTGGCCATGACTGCTTTTCCCTTGTACGCAGGGCTGACGGCTGGGGAGTCGTGCAGCACGGCTGGAACAGTACAGTTGAAGCCGACCGGGGAAAAGTGAATTCACTTCTCGGGGTTCTGGCTCAGGATAAGGCTCTTCGGTTTATGGGGGCTGTTGCGGAGAGAATTCCCGCAGAATACGGTTTTGACACCCCCCGGATGCGTATAGCTGCCGGAGGGGGGCAGGAGCTGACCATGACTGTGGGTGCCGAGGGTGCTTCCGGTGAAGGTTTTTATGCTTTAAATTCCAAGGAAAAAGGCAGTCTTTTTTTGCTTGGTAAAGATTTTGTGAGCCGGTGCGAATTCCCGGCTGATCATTATTACGATTTGGATCTTGTTTCAGCAACACCCGGAGACGTCAGTTCTATTTCTTTGGGGCATGGCGGTTCTTTTTCATGGACTCTGGTTCGTAAGGATGGAAATTTTCAGTTTTCATTTCCCGCTTCCCTTGGTGGCAAGCAGGCCAGCAGCAGTGATGTTGATCTTTTTCTTCATTCCCTGCTCGAAGTCCCGGCCAAAGGGGTGGTTGCTGAAATTCCTGATAAGGAAAGCAGGGTCCTGTTGAATATTGAGATTTTATTGCCCGAACAAAAAGTGGAAACCTTGGAGGTTTTCAAGTCGGGTGAGGGTGAAAATTTTTATTTTGCCCGTTCTTCATCCCAAAGCGGATATCTGGTGCTCAGCAAAGAACATTATGAGCAACTGGATAAAAAAGCTTTTGCCATGCAGCAGCGAAATATCGTTTCTGTTGCAACCGGAAAGCTTGGAACTGTAAGGGTTGTACAGGGCAACCAGACTTTTACCGGAATGAAATCCGATAAAGGCTGGATTAATTTTGAGGATAAAAAGCCGCTGCTGGGCATTGACATGTCTCTATGGCGACTTAATGAATTAAAATTCGAGGCGGAACCGGCGGCAGCTCTTTCGGAGACTTCCGAAAAAGTGATGGATCTGGATTTGCTGGACGAAAACGGCCTGAGTGTCGTCAAGGTGTCCTTCTTTTCCGATTCTGAACTGCCCGACGGGCAATGCTGGCTCTCATTAGGCGACGGCAGCGGATACTACCCTGTATCCGACAAACTGCTTGAAGACCTACAGGGTCAGATTCCTCTCAGAAAATAA
- a CDS encoding PocR ligand-binding domain-containing protein, whose product MLMTDLLSKEEWNALERKVHEEWGFNASVYNADGMTFTGYKNFVNPLCAEIKSHPEGIQAICSVAHQHMAQLARSSGKTVIEECDAGMVKVCTPVIIDGEFIGIVGGCGRIADDSEIESFTVHKAINVELEKVENLADEVPVLSMERIEKLADFLENFVGDIDST is encoded by the coding sequence ATGCTTATGACTGATTTGTTGTCTAAGGAAGAATGGAATGCTCTGGAAAGAAAAGTTCATGAAGAATGGGGTTTCAATGCGAGTGTTTACAACGCCGATGGGATGACTTTTACCGGTTATAAAAATTTTGTTAACCCGCTGTGTGCTGAAATCAAATCTCATCCTGAAGGCATTCAGGCCATCTGTTCTGTGGCTCATCAACATATGGCTCAATTGGCCCGTAGTTCCGGAAAGACAGTCATTGAAGAGTGTGACGCCGGGATGGTCAAGGTCTGTACTCCGGTGATTATCGACGGTGAATTTATCGGTATTGTAGGTGGTTGTGGAAGAATTGCTGATGATTCAGAGATCGAATCTTTCACCGTACATAAGGCTATTAATGTCGAATTGGAAAAAGTAGAAAACCTTGCTGATGAGGTTCCTGTCCTTTCAATGGAAAGAATTGAAAAGCTGGCTGATTTTTTAGAGAATTTTGTTGGTGATATTGATAGCACATAA
- the dnaJ gene encoding molecular chaperone DnaJ gives MSKRCYYEVLEVSRESQEGEIKRSYRKKAMEFHPDRNPGNAEAEEKFKEAAEAYDVLRDPEKRSRYDRFGHEGMNGMNGGFGGFQSSEDIFGAFGDIFGDIFGFGGGGRGANRMQAGSDLRYNLTVSFRDAAKGTEVELNIPVTDICDTCDGSGSEPGTSPETCSHCGGRGAVEQTQGFFRISVPCPSCNGRGKVITNPCAECHGAGYVRKQKDLNVRIPAGVDNGSRLRLRGEGEAGMNGGPHGDLYVVITVEPDKVFRRQGQDLVLSTEITFVQAALGHKLEVPTLDEPIEMDIPKGTQSGEVFQLRGLGLPYLGSSHNGDLLIEVKVVTPTSLNSRQEELLREFAALDEEKPMKKVKKLFKKAKDKVMGE, from the coding sequence ATGTCAAAACGTTGCTATTATGAAGTTTTAGAAGTTTCCCGTGAGTCCCAGGAAGGGGAGATCAAAAGGTCCTATCGCAAGAAGGCCATGGAGTTTCACCCTGACCGTAATCCGGGTAATGCTGAAGCTGAAGAGAAATTCAAGGAAGCCGCGGAAGCTTACGATGTTCTGCGGGACCCTGAAAAAAGGAGCCGCTACGACCGCTTCGGCCATGAAGGCATGAACGGTATGAACGGCGGATTCGGCGGATTCCAGTCTTCCGAGGATATTTTCGGTGCTTTCGGTGATATCTTTGGTGATATTTTCGGATTCGGCGGCGGTGGGCGTGGAGCCAACCGTATGCAGGCCGGTTCCGATCTCAGGTACAACCTGACCGTTTCCTTTCGTGATGCGGCCAAGGGTACCGAGGTTGAACTGAATATCCCGGTAACCGATATCTGTGACACCTGTGACGGCAGCGGTTCCGAGCCCGGAACCTCTCCTGAAACCTGCTCCCATTGCGGCGGCAGGGGGGCTGTTGAGCAGACTCAGGGCTTCTTCCGTATCTCCGTACCTTGTCCCTCCTGTAACGGAAGGGGTAAGGTTATCACCAATCCGTGCGCCGAGTGCCATGGTGCCGGATATGTGCGTAAACAGAAAGATCTGAATGTACGTATTCCGGCCGGTGTGGACAATGGCTCCCGCCTGCGTCTGCGCGGCGAAGGTGAAGCCGGAATGAATGGCGGTCCGCACGGTGACCTTTACGTGGTTATTACCGTGGAGCCGGATAAAGTCTTCAGACGTCAGGGACAGGATCTTGTCCTGAGCACTGAGATTACCTTTGTTCAGGCTGCATTGGGCCATAAGCTCGAAGTTCCCACTCTGGACGAACCTATTGAGATGGATATTCCCAAAGGTACACAGAGTGGTGAGGTGTTCCAGCTTCGCGGACTCGGTCTTCCTTATTTAGGAAGTTCTCATAACGGTGATCTGCTGATTGAAGTAAAGGTCGTAACCCCGACCAGCTTGAACAGCAGACAGGAAGAGCTTCTCAGGGAATTCGCAGCCCTTGATGAAGAGAAGCCCATGAAGAAAGTTAAAAAGCTTTTTAAAAAAGCAAAAGATAAAGTGATGGGTGAGTAG
- a CDS encoding esterase-like activity of phytase family protein, with the protein MKKIIIFILILCSTPITLLFGASTKLDNPAQPEINPVQITLASEQTGPPANETIKSAHPKLKYRGTLLLNSPHPAFGGFSDLLVSKDRKTFLAVSDMGFWLKGSLLYTQAGFLKGVGPKAELGQLLNTEGKTFTVKYDADAEALCRAPGRTPHPGYLLAFERVHRINHYYSGKKMDLSGKATTLPLPEQLKNSPLNGGIETMLLLPDNTLFALTEGDDSAGPFSEAALLSTGKWTSFKYKRNSSYRPTSAGNLLDGRILILERKYEGPGTLGIRFCTIDRDKIKQGATLEPEIFCEINLPIPRDNYEGMDIISDPDGRQWIYIISDDNFSPVQHTLLSLFELNIAPFN; encoded by the coding sequence ATGAAAAAAATCATTATCTTCATTCTCATCCTATGCAGCACCCCCATTACCCTGCTTTTCGGGGCATCTACCAAACTGGATAACCCCGCCCAGCCGGAAATCAACCCTGTTCAGATCACTCTTGCAAGCGAACAGACCGGGCCGCCTGCAAATGAAACTATAAAATCAGCTCATCCAAAACTTAAATATCGCGGCACCCTGCTCCTGAACAGCCCCCATCCCGCTTTCGGAGGCTTTTCCGATTTGCTGGTCAGTAAAGATCGCAAAACATTTCTGGCTGTATCGGATATGGGCTTCTGGCTGAAAGGTTCTCTGCTTTATACACAGGCAGGATTTTTAAAAGGAGTTGGACCTAAAGCTGAACTTGGCCAATTGCTGAACACCGAGGGTAAAACCTTTACCGTTAAATACGATGCTGACGCCGAAGCACTATGCCGGGCTCCGGGTCGCACTCCGCACCCCGGATATCTTCTAGCCTTTGAACGGGTACACCGCATTAATCATTATTATTCGGGAAAGAAAATGGACCTTTCCGGCAAAGCGACCACCCTGCCCCTGCCGGAACAATTGAAAAATTCGCCTTTGAACGGAGGCATTGAAACGATGCTCCTGCTCCCGGATAATACTCTTTTCGCACTCACCGAAGGGGATGATTCAGCTGGCCCTTTTTCCGAAGCTGCGCTGCTGTCCACCGGCAAATGGACGAGTTTCAAATATAAACGAAACTCCAGTTACCGCCCGACTTCCGCCGGCAATCTTTTAGACGGGAGAATCCTTATTCTCGAAAGAAAATACGAAGGCCCCGGCACACTGGGCATTCGCTTCTGCACCATAGACCGAGATAAAATAAAGCAGGGAGCCACACTTGAACCGGAAATATTTTGTGAAATAAACCTACCCATTCCCCGCGACAATTACGAAGGCATGGACATCATCAGCGATCCAGACGGCAGACAATGGATCTACATCATTTCCGATGATAATTTCTCACCGGTACAGCACACTTTGCTCAGCTTGTTTGAACTAAATATCGCGCCCTTTAATTAA
- the rpoZ gene encoding DNA-directed RNA polymerase subunit omega codes for MARITVEDCLAEVGNRFLIVQMAIKRVKQYREGYTPLVESKNKEIVTALREIAATKVLPESYHTADGKKPGSE; via the coding sequence ATGGCAAGAATCACAGTTGAAGATTGTCTGGCTGAGGTTGGTAACAGATTCCTTATTGTCCAGATGGCCATTAAAAGAGTGAAGCAGTACCGTGAAGGTTATACTCCTCTTGTTGAATCCAAAAACAAAGAAATCGTAACTGCTCTCAGGGAAATTGCCGCTACCAAGGTTCTTCCCGAAAGCTATCACACTGCTGACGGTAAAAAGCCCGGCAGCGAATAA
- a CDS encoding DUF3100 domain-containing protein gives MNEAVKNVKLHLVVLALVVVSELIGIMTFKVGPGKLVLLPMLYAMFMGIFLGPKFLKIVKEKDMFQASTLVSLTLLLLMARYGTLVGPKFYEILKAGPALVLQEFGNIATLLFGVPIAMYLGLKRETIGAAHSIAREPNVALIGDIYGLDSAEGRGVMGVYICGTVFGTIFFGLMASFLAAFEIFHPYALAMASGVGSASMMTASVGSLSAAYPAMAEQIQAFGVASNTLSGIDGVYMSLILALPMSNKLYNYIYKLKYKTAPEAA, from the coding sequence ATGAATGAAGCTGTGAAAAATGTTAAACTGCACCTTGTGGTTCTGGCCCTTGTTGTAGTTTCAGAACTCATAGGAATTATGACTTTCAAAGTAGGACCGGGTAAGCTGGTACTGCTGCCCATGCTTTACGCCATGTTTATGGGTATTTTCCTCGGTCCCAAATTCCTCAAGATCGTTAAAGAAAAAGATATGTTTCAGGCCAGCACCCTCGTAAGCCTGACTCTACTCCTGCTCATGGCCCGTTACGGCACCCTTGTCGGTCCGAAATTCTATGAAATCCTTAAGGCAGGTCCCGCTCTGGTTCTCCAGGAATTCGGTAATATCGCCACTCTGCTCTTCGGTGTTCCCATTGCCATGTACCTCGGTTTGAAACGTGAGACCATCGGAGCTGCCCACTCCATCGCCCGTGAGCCCAACGTGGCCCTTATCGGCGATATTTACGGTCTCGATTCCGCTGAAGGACGCGGCGTTATGGGCGTTTACATCTGCGGAACTGTTTTCGGTACCATCTTCTTCGGTTTGATGGCTTCTTTTCTTGCAGCCTTTGAAATCTTCCACCCATACGCACTGGCCATGGCATCCGGCGTGGGTAGCGCAAGTATGATGACCGCATCCGTAGGTAGCCTCAGTGCAGCTTACCCCGCAATGGCTGAGCAGATTCAGGCTTTCGGCGTGGCAAGTAACACCCTGTCCGGAATCGACGGCGTATACATGTCTCTGATTCTGGCCCTGCCCATGTCCAATAAGCTTTACAATTACATCTACAAACTCAAATACAAAACTGCTCCGGAGGCCGCGTAA
- a CDS encoding response regulator yields MRFLIIDDDETVHMYLSKLLSPYARCEAVFSGPDAIEQYKKAYEENDPFDTVFMDILMPEMDGHEATKKLRDLEKELEIDGPDEFKLVMITSLKDTKNVSQAFFKGYASCYIVKPFNKVQVMNELRENSIL; encoded by the coding sequence ATGAGGTTTCTAATAATTGACGATGATGAAACCGTCCACATGTATCTGAGTAAGCTGCTCTCACCGTATGCCCGCTGTGAGGCAGTGTTCAGCGGACCAGATGCCATTGAACAGTACAAAAAAGCTTATGAAGAAAATGACCCGTTTGATACGGTGTTCATGGATATTCTGATGCCTGAAATGGACGGTCATGAGGCAACCAAGAAATTGCGTGATCTGGAAAAGGAATTGGAAATTGACGGGCCGGATGAATTCAAGCTGGTCATGATCACTTCCCTGAAGGATACAAAAAATGTCAGTCAGGCCTTTTTTAAGGGATACGCCAGCTGTTATATTGTGAAGCCGTTCAATAAGGTACAGGTCATGAACGAGCTGCGCGAGAACAGTATACTTTAA
- a CDS encoding DUF3568 domain-containing protein, translating to MLKNRILGFCLVLAMCVAVSGCAAIVLGGAAAGGTYVYVTGQAKQKFNADLGSTFQAALKGCQSLGLKVEEKKKRLSDGSIKAVDVDKDVFIDFTYVSTKVTEVTVRYGILGDEVASRRILTAINNNF from the coding sequence ATGCTGAAAAATAGAATTTTGGGTTTTTGCCTTGTGCTTGCCATGTGTGTTGCCGTTTCCGGTTGCGCAGCGATCGTTCTTGGCGGAGCGGCAGCAGGCGGTACGTATGTTTATGTGACCGGTCAGGCTAAGCAGAAATTTAATGCTGATCTGGGCAGTACTTTTCAGGCTGCGCTTAAGGGGTGTCAGAGTCTTGGGCTAAAGGTGGAAGAGAAGAAGAAAAGGCTCAGCGATGGTTCCATAAAAGCTGTTGATGTTGATAAAGATGTCTTTATTGATTTTACTTATGTGTCTACAAAAGTAACTGAAGTGACGGTCAGGTACGGAATTCTCGGCGATGAAGTTGCTTCACGCAGAATTCTTACGGCAATCAACAATAATTTCTAG
- a CDS encoding FAD-dependent oxidoreductase, whose amino-acid sequence MSEHVVVIGAVALGPKAACRFKRIRQDARVTLIDRDEIFSYGGCGIPYFVSGDVSEANQLRTTAFHMVRDEPFFNDIKGVEVLSSTEATKIDRENKQVQIKNLKTGEESVLDYDKLVIGTGATPRKLGLPGEDLDNVFYVGNMHDAEKIKEGITKGQYGKAVVVGAGFIGLEMAEAFSDMWGIETTVVEIFDQILPRMCSPVLAKMGQKHMEDEGVSFKLGQTVSKIEGDGKVERVITSDGEVEADIVIISAGVIPNDQLARECGLECSERGGIMVDEGMRTSDPLIFSGGDCAIIKNAVDGSPLFLPMGSMANRQGRVIGGNLAGRKETFPAAAGSWCVKIFERAMSGTGMSLGGAKQAGFDAISVTLIMADRAHFYPEKDMMTLEMVVDKATRRVLGIQGISAGGDALVGRVNAVAAIMKYEPKIEDVSNLEVAYSPPFASAMDVLNAIANMADNALYGMNHGHGPDTFAQYWDDRESGEYCFLDVREKADAEPFLEKYPEHWHNIPQGEIPRRYEELPKDKKLVLVCNTGGRSYEAQIMLDALGFEEVHNTHGGMAVIKAYGVDI is encoded by the coding sequence ATGTCAGAACATGTAGTTGTCATCGGTGCTGTTGCACTTGGTCCCAAGGCGGCTTGCCGTTTCAAAAGAATCAGGCAGGATGCCAGAGTTACCCTCATCGACAGGGACGAAATTTTTTCTTATGGCGGTTGCGGTATCCCCTACTTTGTTTCCGGCGATGTGTCAGAAGCCAACCAGCTTCGTACCACTGCTTTCCATATGGTCCGGGACGAGCCGTTTTTTAACGACATCAAAGGCGTGGAGGTTCTGTCTTCCACAGAGGCCACCAAGATTGACCGTGAGAACAAGCAGGTCCAGATCAAAAATCTGAAGACCGGCGAAGAAAGCGTGCTGGATTACGATAAACTCGTTATCGGTACCGGTGCCACTCCGCGCAAGCTTGGTTTACCCGGTGAAGATCTTGATAATGTTTTCTATGTCGGCAACATGCATGATGCTGAAAAAATCAAGGAAGGTATCACCAAGGGCCAGTACGGCAAAGCTGTGGTTGTCGGTGCCGGATTTATCGGCCTTGAAATGGCTGAAGCTTTTTCCGACATGTGGGGCATTGAAACCACAGTTGTTGAAATTTTTGACCAGATTCTACCCCGTATGTGCAGCCCTGTGTTGGCAAAAATGGGCCAGAAGCACATGGAAGACGAAGGTGTCTCCTTTAAACTCGGCCAGACTGTTTCCAAGATTGAAGGTGACGGCAAGGTTGAGCGCGTAATTACCTCTGACGGCGAAGTTGAAGCGGATATCGTAATCATCTCCGCAGGCGTTATTCCAAATGACCAGCTGGCACGTGAATGTGGCCTTGAGTGCAGCGAACGCGGCGGCATTATGGTCGATGAAGGTATGCGTACTTCCGATCCCCTGATTTTTTCCGGCGGTGACTGCGCAATTATCAAGAACGCTGTTGATGGATCTCCTCTGTTTCTGCCCATGGGGTCCATGGCTAACAGGCAGGGGCGCGTGATCGGTGGAAACCTTGCCGGTCGCAAAGAAACATTCCCTGCGGCAGCGGGTTCCTGGTGTGTTAAGATTTTTGAGCGGGCCATGTCGGGTACCGGTATGAGTCTGGGCGGAGCTAAGCAGGCTGGGTTCGATGCCATAAGCGTCACACTCATCATGGCTGACCGTGCTCATTTCTACCCTGAAAAGGATATGATGACCCTTGAAATGGTTGTGGACAAGGCAACACGCCGTGTTCTCGGCATTCAGGGTATTTCAGCAGGCGGCGACGCTCTTGTGGGGCGTGTTAATGCTGTGGCGGCCATCATGAAATATGAACCCAAGATTGAAGATGTAAGCAACCTTGAAGTTGCCTACTCCCCGCCGTTTGCATCTGCCATGGACGTGCTTAACGCTATTGCCAATATGGCTGATAATGCCCTTTACGGAATGAATCATGGTCATGGTCCGGACACTTTCGCACAATACTGGGATGATCGTGAAAGCGGCGAATACTGCTTCCTCGATGTTCGTGAAAAAGCCGATGCCGAGCCTTTTCTCGAGAAGTATCCTGAACACTGGCACAATATTCCGCAGGGTGAGATTCCCAGAAGGTATGAAGAACTGCCCAAGGATAAAAAACTGGTGCTGGTCTGCAACACCGGTGGACGTTCCTACGAAGCCCAGATTATGCTGGATGCCCTTGGATTTGAGGAAGTCCACAATACACATGGCGGGATGGCAGTTATTAAAGCCTACGGCGTTGATATCTAG
- a CDS encoding ATP-binding protein translates to MAKWGKLKFAQKKCVSTVGMLMQKTEMIKEGDRIGIAVSGGVDSFVLIRTMLIRQAILPFNIELMVLHVNPGFVPDNHHPLSEWCRENGVASHIELTDYGPRAHGPENKKKSACFYCSRLRRKRLFELCDQYNLTHLALGHTADDLVTTFHMNMLQSGRVQGLSAKESFFQGKLYVIRPTLMLEKKYIKAAARQWGLPIWNNKCPSNDNTKRSEINNWLEEEWRKMPGSRNNTFNALRRWQLDLNMKTS, encoded by the coding sequence ATGGCCAAATGGGGAAAATTAAAATTTGCCCAGAAAAAATGCGTATCCACAGTTGGAATGCTCATGCAAAAAACTGAGATGATCAAAGAGGGAGACCGTATCGGCATAGCCGTATCCGGCGGAGTGGACAGCTTTGTACTCATCCGCACCATGCTCATCAGGCAGGCCATCTTACCTTTTAATATAGAACTTATGGTCCTGCATGTTAACCCCGGCTTTGTACCGGACAACCATCACCCGCTTTCAGAGTGGTGCCGCGAGAACGGAGTAGCCTCCCACATTGAGCTGACCGACTACGGCCCGAGAGCGCACGGACCGGAAAACAAAAAAAAATCTGCATGTTTTTATTGCAGCCGACTGAGACGTAAAAGACTGTTTGAACTCTGCGATCAATACAACCTGACCCACCTCGCTCTTGGTCACACAGCCGACGACCTGGTAACAACATTTCATATGAACATGCTCCAGAGCGGACGGGTCCAGGGACTCTCGGCAAAAGAATCTTTTTTTCAAGGAAAACTATACGTTATCCGCCCCACCTTGATGCTCGAAAAAAAATATATCAAGGCTGCTGCGCGCCAGTGGGGACTCCCCATCTGGAACAACAAATGCCCCTCCAACGACAACACCAAACGCAGCGAAATCAATAACTGGCTGGAAGAAGAATGGCGCAAAATGCCCGGCTCAAGAAACAATACTTTTAATGCTTTAAGACGCTGGCAGCTTGACTTAAACATGAAAACATCTTAA
- a CDS encoding amidohydrolase, translated as MALNSEVLALLDEMKEIRRNIHRQPEVGLDTVETAKLIKSKLDEYSIPHSDCGVNSVVAEIKGGDGDTTVAFRVDFDALEMDEENDFDHKSQVNGRMHACGHDGHCTSLIALAAYLSKHRDFNGTVLLLFQSGEEGYEGALKVIEDGFFDKYKVDYMFGFHNWPGLETGKIAVHNGACMASEDRFEIHVTGKSGHASMPHVSNEPFAAVADIIKGLQSIIVRKVPSHERGVISITQVHGGSMRNGIPDRVMVQGNVRTCNEEVQDLIEESIGQVAKGAATMYGVKAELDYVRKHPVLVNSVPEIGIKAAERVVGVGNVVTDMESSMAAEDYAFFMKHTKGCYVWIGNGMDSAALHNSRYDFNDEILPVAASFFIAVIEELL; from the coding sequence ATGGCTTTGAATTCCGAAGTTCTCGCCCTTCTTGATGAAATGAAGGAGATTCGCCGGAATATCCATCGCCAGCCCGAAGTGGGTCTTGATACGGTGGAAACCGCAAAACTCATCAAGTCCAAACTTGATGAGTACTCCATCCCCCATTCCGACTGCGGCGTGAATTCAGTTGTGGCCGAAATAAAAGGCGGTGACGGTGACACCACTGTGGCCTTCCGGGTGGACTTCGACGCTCTTGAGATGGACGAAGAAAACGACTTCGACCATAAATCCCAAGTTAATGGCAGAATGCACGCCTGCGGTCATGACGGACACTGCACCTCTTTGATTGCCCTTGCAGCCTATCTCTCCAAGCACCGTGATTTTAACGGCACAGTGCTGCTTCTTTTCCAGTCCGGGGAAGAAGGCTACGAAGGCGCGCTCAAGGTGATCGAAGACGGTTTCTTCGATAAATACAAAGTGGATTACATGTTCGGATTCCACAACTGGCCCGGACTTGAAACCGGGAAAATAGCAGTCCACAACGGGGCCTGCATGGCTTCCGAAGACCGCTTTGAAATCCACGTAACAGGCAAGAGCGGCCATGCCTCCATGCCTCACGTCAGCAACGAACCTTTTGCCGCGGTAGCGGACATAATCAAGGGTTTGCAGTCCATTATCGTACGTAAGGTTCCCTCCCACGAACGCGGGGTAATTTCCATTACTCAGGTTCATGGTGGAAGCATGCGCAACGGCATTCCCGACCGGGTTATGGTCCAGGGTAATGTGCGAACCTGCAATGAAGAGGTCCAGGATCTTATTGAAGAATCCATCGGACAGGTGGCAAAAGGGGCAGCGACCATGTACGGGGTAAAAGCGGAACTGGATTATGTCCGCAAACACCCGGTACTGGTTAACTCTGTACCTGAAATCGGCATCAAAGCCGCAGAAAGGGTTGTGGGTGTTGGGAATGTGGTTACCGACATGGAATCATCCATGGCTGCGGAAGACTACGCCTTCTTCATGAAACACACCAAGGGCTGCTATGTCTGGATCGGAAACGGTATGGACTCTGCCGCTCTGCACAACAGCAGATATGATTTCAATGATGAAATCCTGCCAGTAGCTGCAAGCTTCTTCATCGCCGTGATTGAAGAACTTCTATAA
- the moaC gene encoding cyclic pyranopterin monophosphate synthase MoaC encodes MSEFSHIDAEGNAVMVDVAAKADTKRTAIAKGRVILNEETFNLLKQQALPKGDALASAKIAGIMGAKETHRLIPLCHPIALSYVDVRFAINEAELTIEVEGEARCTGKTGVEMEALVAVQVACATIYDMCKAVQKDVIISDVRLVYKEGGKSGTFRAE; translated from the coding sequence ATGAGTGAGTTTTCCCACATTGATGCTGAAGGCAATGCAGTAATGGTGGATGTGGCCGCTAAAGCCGATACCAAGCGCACTGCCATTGCCAAAGGAAGGGTTATCCTCAACGAGGAAACCTTCAATCTGCTCAAGCAGCAGGCTCTTCCTAAAGGGGATGCCCTTGCTTCAGCCAAGATTGCAGGCATCATGGGGGCCAAGGAAACTCACCGACTTATCCCGCTTTGCCATCCCATTGCGCTCAGCTATGTTGATGTGCGTTTTGCAATCAATGAAGCCGAACTGACCATCGAGGTGGAAGGTGAAGCGCGCTGTACCGGTAAAACCGGGGTTGAAATGGAAGCTCTCGTGGCCGTACAGGTTGCTTGTGCCACCATTTATGACATGTGCAAGGCCGTACAGAAAGATGTGATCATCTCTGATGTGCGTCTTGTCTACAAAGAAGGCGGCAAGTCCGGGACTTTCAGGGCAGAGTAA